In one window of Microbacterium natoriense DNA:
- a CDS encoding carbohydrate ABC transporter permease, giving the protein MSIVRSRSGSIATRIVEYALLAFFALVFFAPIYYLVVGSFRPGDQVLTGVRGFFPTEFSLENYIDVFRRFSNSTTGYLWQFIAVSVVVTALVLVGGLVVNSLAGYALARMRWRGRSFVLLLVTVLTIIPFEAVALPLYYMLSGSRNTILIQAIPFVASAFSIFLFYTFFLGIPGEIEEAARLDGAGPFRTFFTIVVPMSKPAFATVAILTFLAQWGSYLWPVLMVTDTSVRPLPLELSVFQAAQPPEWGSVLAFGVIFILPVLIVFLIFQRWFVASIASSAIKG; this is encoded by the coding sequence ATGAGCATCGTCCGCAGTCGCTCGGGCAGCATCGCGACCCGCATCGTCGAGTACGCACTGCTGGCGTTCTTCGCCCTCGTGTTCTTCGCCCCGATCTACTACCTCGTCGTCGGCAGCTTCCGCCCCGGTGATCAGGTCCTGACGGGAGTGCGCGGGTTCTTCCCCACCGAGTTCTCGCTGGAGAACTACATCGACGTCTTCCGCCGGTTCTCCAACTCGACCACCGGATACCTGTGGCAGTTCATCGCCGTCTCGGTGGTGGTCACGGCACTCGTCCTGGTCGGCGGCCTCGTGGTCAACTCGCTCGCCGGGTACGCCCTCGCGAGGATGCGCTGGAGGGGCCGCTCCTTCGTGCTCCTGCTCGTCACGGTTCTGACCATCATCCCGTTCGAGGCCGTCGCCCTCCCGCTGTACTACATGCTCAGCGGAAGCCGGAACACGATCCTCATACAGGCCATCCCGTTCGTCGCGAGCGCGTTCTCGATCTTCCTCTTCTACACGTTCTTCCTCGGCATCCCGGGCGAGATCGAAGAGGCCGCTCGACTCGACGGCGCCGGCCCCTTCCGCACCTTCTTCACGATCGTGGTGCCGATGAGCAAGCCCGCGTTCGCAACGGTCGCGATCCTCACGTTCCTCGCCCAATGGGGTTCGTATCTGTGGCCGGTGCTCATGGTCACCGACACGTCGGTGCGGCCGCTCCCGCTCGAGCTGAGCGTGTTCCAGGCTGCACAACCTCCCGAATGGGGGAGCGTGCTGGCGTTCGGAGTGATCTTCATCCTCCCGGTGCTCATCGTCTTCCTGATCTTCCAGCGCTGGTTCGTCGCCAGCATCGCCAGTTCCGCAATCAAAGGCTGA
- the purL gene encoding phosphoribosylformylglycinamidine synthase subunit PurL — MTNAPEATAHKHVPDSVANAEATPEKEQPYAALGLKDDEYAKIREILGRRPTSGELAMYSVMWSEHCSYKSSKNYLRRFGQKVSDEMKERLMVGMGQNAGVIDVGEGWAVTFKAESHNHPSFIEPFQGAATGVGGIVRDIISMGARPVAVMDALRFGAIDHPDTARVVHGVTSGISFYGNCLGLPNIGGETVFDSVYQANPLVNALAVGVLRHEDLKLANATGVGNKVVLFGARTGGDGIGGASILASDTFADGGPTKRPAVQVGDPFAEKVLIECCLELYRDELVEAIQDLGAAGISCATSELAANGNSGMKVSLDNVLLRDPSLTAEEILMSESQERMMAIVAPEKLDAFLEVVNKWEVETSVLGEVTGDGRLIIDWQGERIVDVDPSTVAVDGPVYDRPVAYPTWIDALQADAAENLPRSNDPETLKTQFLDLVASPNLADTRWITNQYDYYVLGNTALAFPDDAGMIRVDEESGLGFAISTDANGRYCQLDPYAGAQLALAEAYRNVAVTGAVPTAITDCLNFGSPENPEVMWQFGQTVDGLADGCYELGTPVTGGNVSFYNQTGDVPIHPTPLVGVLGIIDDVSRRIPSGWQDEGQNIYLLGTTSTELSGSAWAETVHQHLGGRPPKVDLAGEKRLAGLLAAARDEWLISSAHDLSEGGLAQALAEGVTRFGVGARVWLNEIIERDGVDAASALFSESTGRVIVTVPREDDVKFRGLCEGRGYPVMRIGVTDVEPQLEVQDVFTVSVAELRERSQATLPAAFGPTIAEPVG; from the coding sequence GTGACCAACGCCCCCGAAGCCACCGCCCACAAGCACGTTCCCGACTCCGTCGCCAACGCAGAAGCGACCCCCGAGAAGGAACAGCCCTACGCGGCGCTGGGCCTGAAGGACGACGAGTACGCGAAGATCCGCGAGATCCTCGGCCGCCGCCCCACTTCGGGTGAGCTGGCCATGTACTCCGTGATGTGGTCGGAGCACTGCTCGTACAAGTCGTCGAAGAACTACCTGCGCCGTTTCGGCCAGAAGGTCTCCGACGAGATGAAGGAACGCCTGATGGTGGGCATGGGCCAGAACGCGGGCGTCATCGACGTCGGCGAGGGCTGGGCCGTGACCTTCAAGGCCGAGTCGCACAACCACCCCTCGTTCATCGAGCCGTTCCAGGGTGCGGCGACCGGCGTCGGCGGCATCGTCCGCGACATCATCTCGATGGGCGCACGCCCGGTCGCGGTCATGGACGCCCTGCGCTTCGGAGCGATCGACCACCCCGACACCGCCCGCGTCGTGCACGGCGTCACCAGCGGCATCAGCTTCTACGGCAACTGCCTCGGCCTGCCGAACATCGGCGGCGAGACGGTCTTCGATTCCGTCTACCAGGCCAACCCGCTCGTCAACGCGCTCGCGGTCGGCGTGCTGCGCCACGAAGACCTCAAGCTCGCCAACGCCACCGGCGTCGGCAACAAGGTCGTGCTGTTCGGCGCCCGCACCGGCGGCGACGGCATCGGCGGCGCCAGCATCCTCGCATCCGACACCTTCGCCGACGGCGGCCCCACCAAGCGCCCCGCTGTGCAGGTCGGCGACCCGTTCGCCGAGAAGGTGCTGATCGAGTGCTGCCTCGAGCTGTACCGCGACGAGCTGGTCGAGGCCATCCAAGACCTGGGCGCCGCCGGCATCTCCTGCGCGACCAGCGAGCTCGCGGCCAACGGCAACAGCGGCATGAAGGTCTCGCTCGACAACGTTCTGCTGCGCGACCCGTCGCTCACGGCTGAGGAGATCCTCATGTCGGAGTCGCAGGAGCGCATGATGGCGATCGTCGCGCCCGAGAAGCTCGACGCCTTCCTCGAGGTCGTGAACAAGTGGGAGGTCGAGACCTCCGTGCTCGGCGAGGTCACCGGCGACGGCCGCCTCATCATCGACTGGCAGGGCGAGCGCATCGTCGACGTCGACCCCTCGACCGTCGCGGTCGACGGTCCGGTCTACGACCGCCCGGTCGCGTACCCGACGTGGATCGACGCGCTGCAGGCGGATGCTGCTGAGAACCTGCCCCGCTCGAACGACCCCGAGACGCTGAAGACGCAGTTCCTCGACCTGGTCGCATCGCCGAACCTCGCCGACACCCGCTGGATCACCAACCAGTACGACTACTACGTGCTCGGCAACACCGCCCTCGCCTTCCCCGACGACGCGGGCATGATCCGCGTCGACGAGGAGTCGGGTCTCGGCTTCGCGATCTCGACCGACGCCAACGGCCGCTACTGCCAGCTCGACCCGTACGCTGGTGCACAGTTGGCTCTCGCCGAGGCGTACCGCAACGTCGCCGTCACGGGCGCCGTTCCCACCGCGATCACCGACTGCCTGAACTTCGGCTCTCCCGAGAACCCCGAGGTCATGTGGCAGTTCGGCCAGACGGTCGACGGCCTCGCAGACGGATGCTACGAGCTGGGCACCCCGGTGACCGGAGGCAACGTCTCGTTCTACAACCAGACCGGCGACGTGCCGATCCACCCGACCCCGCTCGTCGGCGTGCTCGGCATCATCGACGACGTCTCGCGCCGCATCCCGTCGGGGTGGCAGGACGAGGGCCAGAACATCTACCTGCTCGGCACGACCTCGACCGAGCTCTCCGGCTCCGCATGGGCCGAGACCGTGCACCAGCACCTCGGCGGACGCCCGCCGAAGGTCGACCTCGCCGGCGAGAAGCGACTCGCAGGCCTCCTCGCCGCGGCACGCGACGAGTGGCTCATCTCCTCGGCGCACGACCTCTCCGAGGGCGGTCTCGCACAGGCGCTCGCCGAAGGCGTCACCCGCTTCGGCGTCGGCGCCCGCGTCTGGCTGAACGAGATCATCGAGCGCGACGGTGTGGATGCGGCATCCGCCCTGTTCTCCGAGTCGACCGGCCGCGTCATCGTGACGGTGCCGCGCGAAGACGACGTGAAGTTCCGCGGACTCTGCGAGGGTCGGGGCTACCCGGTGATGCGCATCGGCGTGACCGACGTCGAGCCGCAGCTCGAGGTGCAGGACGTCTTCACGGTGTCGGTCGCCGAGCTGCGCGAGCGCTCGCAGGCCACACTGCCCGCGGCCTTCGGCCCCACCATCGCCGAGCCGGTCGGCTGA
- a CDS encoding TraR/DksA family transcriptional regulator — translation MTDDVRALLERLRAHAAARVASTAVVLGELVHDREGTNDDDEHDPEGVTLSSEWSRLSGLADAAASELRQVDEALARLDAGTYGVCAGCGQPIPIARLEVRPFATHCVACAEKLGR, via the coding sequence ATGACCGACGACGTCCGCGCACTTCTCGAGCGGCTGCGGGCGCACGCCGCCGCCCGCGTCGCGTCGACCGCGGTCGTGCTCGGCGAGCTCGTGCACGACCGGGAGGGAACGAACGACGATGACGAGCACGACCCCGAAGGGGTCACGCTCTCATCTGAGTGGTCGCGTCTGTCGGGCCTCGCAGATGCCGCGGCATCCGAACTCCGCCAGGTCGACGAAGCCCTCGCAAGGCTGGATGCCGGAACCTACGGGGTCTGCGCAGGCTGCGGGCAGCCGATCCCGATCGCTCGTCTGGAGGTGCGGCCGTTCGCGACCCACTGCGTGGCCTGCGCCGAGAAGCTCGGGCGATGA
- a CDS encoding serine hydrolase domain-containing protein, with translation MNDIQGAAAPEFEHVVEAFAATAGETGGSALSIRIEGETVVDVWHGHASSSPAAPWQQTTPAVIFSGTKGLVAILAARLVEAGALDLDAPVSRYWPEFAAAGKESITVRQVMSHRAGLAALRADVDLATALDWTAMTERLAAEEPLWEPGTQYGYHALTYGWLVGEIVRRITGTPVGRFFREEIVEPLSADAWIGIPADREQAVARLTRGGSMDAPPPGGMPELDPEQARWMGRTMTLGAAFPAELVVPGAGFDDPKVHEAEIPGAGGIGTAHALATIWSSTVIRTDGHRLLGEDVVTEMTRVQSEGEPVWWLPGPYPRWGTGFMIPSERRPFLSPESFGHDGAGGQVTFADRRHRVGFAYVTNLMELHSDDRGDAIVRALGDVLHRS, from the coding sequence ATGAACGACATCCAGGGCGCCGCTGCGCCCGAATTCGAACACGTCGTCGAGGCGTTCGCCGCCACCGCCGGTGAGACCGGGGGCTCCGCCCTCAGCATCCGCATCGAGGGCGAGACCGTGGTGGACGTCTGGCACGGGCACGCCTCGTCGAGCCCGGCGGCTCCCTGGCAGCAGACGACGCCCGCCGTGATCTTCAGCGGCACCAAGGGCCTGGTCGCGATCCTCGCCGCACGCCTCGTGGAGGCGGGTGCACTCGACCTCGACGCACCCGTCAGCCGATACTGGCCGGAGTTCGCAGCCGCGGGGAAAGAGTCGATCACGGTGAGGCAGGTCATGTCGCACCGTGCCGGCCTCGCCGCCCTCCGTGCGGACGTCGATCTCGCCACCGCGCTCGATTGGACCGCGATGACCGAGCGGCTCGCGGCGGAGGAGCCGCTGTGGGAGCCGGGCACACAGTACGGGTACCACGCGCTCACCTACGGCTGGCTCGTCGGCGAGATCGTCCGCCGCATCACGGGCACCCCCGTCGGCCGATTCTTCCGTGAGGAGATCGTGGAACCGCTGTCGGCCGACGCGTGGATCGGCATCCCTGCGGATCGGGAGCAGGCCGTCGCCCGCCTCACGCGAGGCGGGAGCATGGATGCGCCCCCACCGGGCGGCATGCCGGAACTCGACCCGGAGCAGGCGCGGTGGATGGGGCGGACCATGACGCTCGGCGCCGCTTTCCCCGCAGAACTCGTCGTCCCCGGCGCCGGTTTCGACGACCCGAAGGTCCACGAGGCAGAGATCCCGGGCGCGGGCGGAATCGGAACCGCACATGCGCTGGCGACCATCTGGTCGTCGACCGTGATCCGTACCGACGGGCATCGCCTGCTCGGAGAGGACGTGGTCACCGAGATGACCCGTGTGCAGAGCGAGGGCGAGCCGGTGTGGTGGCTTCCCGGCCCGTACCCGCGGTGGGGCACGGGCTTCATGATCCCGTCGGAGCGCCGGCCGTTCCTCAGCCCCGAGTCGTTCGGGCACGACGGAGCCGGCGGCCAGGTCACCTTCGCCGACCGCCGCCACCGAGTGGGGTTCGCCTACGTGACCAACCTCATGGAGCTTCATTCGGATGACCGTGGAGACGCGATCGTCCGGGCTCTGGGAGACGTCCTCCACCGCAGCTGA
- a CDS encoding serine hydrolase domain-containing protein, with product MNTRIDGAVEAGFGGVADAFARAFDGRKGMGAALSVLVDGKTIVDVWAGEAGPDAAWKAETASVIFSCTKGLMAILVAQCVEQGSIGYDDLVVDHWPEFARNGKESTRVRHLLAHRAGVPALRRPLSRAQLLDFAQVVAEVEQSEPFWAPGTAYAYHPITHGWLVGEVLRRATGLSVRELFDRAISSPLGVDAWIGIPPAVEERVATMSIGATLADATARLVEDPQNHWPAQAMTLGGALPAALVGPGSGFNDPALHRAIIPGAGGVATARALATVWSATVTQTNGHRLIGEDVRMEATSVQSAGEPFFTAPGPWPAWGMGFQLDSGARRYVTPQGFGHDGAGGQVAFAEPEAKIGFAFLTNMMEAGDDRGTAIVDALRNAL from the coding sequence GTGAACACGAGGATCGACGGAGCGGTGGAGGCGGGCTTCGGAGGAGTCGCCGACGCCTTCGCGCGCGCTTTCGACGGGCGGAAGGGCATGGGGGCGGCGCTCTCCGTCCTCGTCGACGGGAAGACGATCGTCGACGTCTGGGCGGGCGAAGCCGGCCCAGACGCGGCGTGGAAGGCGGAAACGGCCTCCGTCATCTTCTCCTGCACGAAGGGACTGATGGCGATCCTCGTGGCGCAGTGCGTCGAACAGGGATCTATCGGTTACGACGACCTGGTCGTCGATCATTGGCCCGAGTTCGCGCGCAACGGCAAGGAGAGCACGCGCGTACGGCATCTGCTCGCGCATCGGGCGGGGGTACCGGCGCTCCGTCGCCCACTCTCCCGCGCACAGCTGCTCGACTTCGCGCAGGTCGTCGCCGAGGTCGAGCAGTCGGAACCCTTCTGGGCACCGGGCACGGCCTACGCCTATCATCCGATCACGCACGGCTGGCTGGTCGGCGAGGTTCTGCGGCGGGCTACGGGGCTCTCGGTGCGCGAGCTCTTCGATCGTGCCATCTCAAGTCCCCTGGGCGTCGACGCGTGGATCGGCATCCCGCCCGCCGTCGAAGAGCGGGTGGCGACGATGTCGATCGGCGCGACCCTGGCCGATGCGACCGCGCGCCTCGTCGAGGATCCGCAAAACCACTGGCCCGCGCAGGCCATGACTTTGGGCGGGGCTCTGCCTGCCGCACTCGTGGGACCGGGCAGCGGCTTCAACGATCCCGCCCTGCATCGGGCGATCATTCCGGGCGCCGGCGGCGTCGCCACCGCTCGCGCGCTGGCGACCGTCTGGTCGGCGACGGTGACGCAGACGAACGGCCATCGTCTGATCGGAGAGGACGTGCGCATGGAAGCGACCTCGGTCCAGAGCGCGGGCGAACCGTTCTTCACCGCACCCGGCCCCTGGCCCGCATGGGGGATGGGGTTCCAGCTCGACTCCGGGGCGCGGCGCTACGTCACCCCCCAGGGATTCGGTCACGACGGCGCGGGCGGGCAGGTCGCCTTCGCCGAGCCCGAAGCGAAGATCGGGTTCGCCTTCCTCACGAACATGATGGAGGCGGGCGACGATCGAGGCACCGCGATCGTCGACGCTCTCCGGAACGCCCTCTGA
- a CDS encoding glycosyl hydrolase family 32 — translation MPFEIPDRWVWDCWIADDGDLFHLFYLNAPRALGDPALRHRNAVIGHATSTDLREWTSHGTVLEPGAPGEFDATATWTGCVVPQTAGWRMFYTGSVFLAPDAHTNVESIGAADSTDLHSWSKAPSPVLRADPRWYETLADGTWPEEAWRDPWVFFDWDLWHMLITSRAKRTEESADPRDLGVVGHATSRDLSSWTIGEPLSAPGAGFAHLEVLQALEFEGGHFVLFSCDRTHLAGDRMSDRAGGVWVAPRDPKTGWCAIEHARLLHDESLYAARAVRDREGRLSLIGFMNGSSTEEFGGRISDPIALVPDPDGWPSIANGTVAQ, via the coding sequence ATGCCATTCGAGATTCCCGACCGCTGGGTCTGGGACTGCTGGATCGCCGATGACGGCGACCTCTTCCATCTCTTCTACCTCAACGCACCACGAGCACTGGGCGATCCCGCCCTGCGACACCGCAACGCCGTGATCGGGCACGCGACGTCGACGGATCTGCGCGAGTGGACCTCGCACGGCACGGTTCTCGAGCCGGGAGCGCCCGGGGAGTTCGATGCGACGGCGACGTGGACCGGATGCGTGGTGCCGCAGACCGCCGGCTGGCGGATGTTCTATACGGGGTCGGTGTTCCTCGCACCGGATGCTCACACAAACGTCGAGAGCATCGGCGCCGCCGATTCGACCGACCTTCATTCCTGGTCGAAGGCGCCATCGCCGGTTCTGCGCGCGGATCCGCGCTGGTACGAGACGCTGGCCGACGGCACGTGGCCGGAGGAAGCCTGGAGAGACCCGTGGGTCTTCTTCGACTGGGATCTCTGGCACATGCTGATCACGTCGAGAGCGAAACGCACCGAGGAGTCCGCCGACCCCCGTGACCTCGGCGTCGTGGGCCATGCGACCTCGCGCGATCTGAGCTCCTGGACGATCGGCGAGCCGCTGAGCGCACCGGGCGCGGGATTCGCGCACCTGGAGGTGCTGCAGGCCCTCGAGTTCGAAGGCGGGCACTTCGTACTGTTCTCATGCGATCGCACGCATCTCGCCGGTGATCGCATGAGTGATCGCGCCGGAGGAGTGTGGGTCGCGCCTCGCGACCCGAAGACCGGGTGGTGCGCGATCGAGCACGCGCGGCTCCTGCACGACGAGTCCCTGTATGCGGCGCGTGCGGTGCGGGACCGCGAGGGCCGGCTGTCGTTGATCGGCTTCATGAACGGCAGCAGCACCGAGGAGTTCGGAGGGCGGATCTCGGACCCGATCGCCCTGGTCCCTGACCCTGACGGATGGCCATCGATCGCGAACGGGACGGTGGCGCAGTGA
- a CDS encoding esterase-like activity of phytase family protein produces the protein MRRVHRAIAAATAVTAAATLLLAAPAQAAGNQTTPTSKNHAFEPTLVAWAELSADFLADGPPSGALASPGNGRQGPWDGQVIPGFSAVIDNGDGTFWAQPDNGFGAKGNSADFLLRSYLVRPDWQTAQGGSGEIAVERFISYNDRNHVLDFPIVHDATPERLLTGADFDIESAVRAKDGTFWVGEEFGPFLLHFDANGTLLAKPFSLDGAKSPQNPYLQPGETPRVRASRGFEALAASVNGRYLYPIVEGAYADDPDLRRREILEFDTKRGVYTGRSWNYQTDQEPNVIGDAFTVKNDRLLVVERDDFEGDQAVTKRIYEIDLKKTDAEGYVEKSLVFDALRVSNPDGLSAGNGYGTGEVWSLPVQSLETIVQLKNGDLLIANDNNYPGNDARVTGTPDDTEFAVIDLDRTKVEPEQVTVIGHRGASGYRPEHTLASYEQAIVQCADYIEPDVVSTKDGVLVARHENEISGTTDVAAHPEFASRKTTKTIDGVKTTGWFTEDFTFAELRTLRAKERLPQTRPANTAFDGLYVIPTLDEVLDLARHSVSCDGRQIGVYPETKHPSYFDSIGLSLEEPLVAALQANGVDSADAPVIVQSFEVANLKELNGLTDVHLAQLINSSGRPYDFTLAGDARTYADLVKPAGLAEISSYADGIGAEKSVLIPRTPDGRLAAPSPVIADAHAAGLDVHGWTFRLENQYLPVEFRSSADPIAPGDLAGEIRVFLDAGMDGIFSDQPDIAATVG, from the coding sequence ATGAGACGAGTCCATCGCGCCATAGCCGCCGCCACCGCCGTCACCGCGGCAGCCACCCTGCTGCTCGCCGCTCCTGCGCAGGCCGCGGGCAACCAGACCACTCCGACGTCGAAGAACCACGCGTTCGAGCCGACGCTCGTCGCGTGGGCCGAGCTGTCGGCCGACTTCCTGGCCGACGGTCCGCCGTCCGGCGCGCTCGCCTCGCCGGGTAACGGCCGCCAGGGCCCGTGGGACGGACAGGTCATCCCCGGCTTCTCCGCCGTGATCGACAACGGCGACGGCACGTTCTGGGCGCAGCCCGACAACGGCTTCGGCGCCAAGGGCAACTCGGCCGACTTCCTGCTGCGCAGCTATCTCGTGCGCCCCGACTGGCAGACGGCCCAGGGCGGCTCGGGCGAGATCGCCGTCGAGCGCTTCATCTCGTACAACGACCGCAACCACGTCCTGGACTTCCCCATCGTCCACGACGCCACCCCGGAGCGCCTGCTCACCGGCGCCGACTTCGACATCGAGTCGGCCGTGCGCGCGAAGGACGGCACGTTCTGGGTCGGCGAGGAGTTCGGCCCCTTCCTGCTGCACTTCGATGCGAACGGCACGCTGCTCGCCAAGCCGTTCTCCCTCGACGGCGCGAAGTCGCCGCAGAACCCGTATCTACAGCCCGGTGAGACTCCGCGGGTGCGCGCGAGCCGCGGCTTCGAGGCGCTGGCGGCATCCGTGAACGGCCGTTACCTGTACCCGATCGTCGAGGGCGCCTACGCCGACGATCCCGACCTGCGCCGCCGCGAGATCCTCGAGTTCGACACCAAGCGCGGCGTGTACACCGGACGCAGCTGGAACTACCAGACCGATCAGGAGCCGAACGTCATCGGCGACGCCTTCACCGTCAAGAACGACCGTCTGCTCGTGGTCGAGCGCGACGACTTCGAGGGCGACCAGGCGGTCACCAAGCGCATCTACGAGATCGACCTGAAGAAGACGGATGCCGAGGGCTACGTCGAGAAGAGCCTGGTGTTCGACGCCCTGCGCGTCTCGAACCCCGACGGGCTGAGCGCCGGCAACGGCTACGGCACCGGCGAGGTGTGGTCGCTTCCGGTGCAGTCGCTCGAGACGATCGTGCAGCTGAAGAACGGCGACCTGCTCATCGCCAACGACAACAACTATCCCGGCAACGACGCGCGCGTCACGGGAACTCCCGACGACACCGAGTTCGCGGTGATCGACCTCGACCGCACCAAGGTCGAACCCGAGCAGGTCACCGTGATCGGCCACCGCGGAGCGAGCGGGTACCGTCCGGAGCACACGCTCGCCTCTTACGAGCAGGCGATCGTGCAGTGCGCCGATTACATCGAGCCCGACGTGGTCTCCACCAAGGACGGCGTGCTCGTCGCCCGCCACGAGAACGAGATCAGCGGCACCACCGACGTCGCGGCGCACCCCGAGTTCGCGAGCCGCAAGACGACCAAGACGATCGACGGTGTGAAGACCACTGGCTGGTTCACGGAGGACTTCACCTTCGCCGAGCTGCGCACGCTCCGTGCCAAGGAGCGCCTGCCGCAGACGCGCCCTGCGAACACGGCGTTCGACGGGCTCTACGTCATCCCGACGCTCGATGAGGTCCTCGACCTGGCCCGGCACTCCGTGAGCTGCGACGGCCGCCAGATCGGCGTCTACCCCGAGACGAAGCATCCGTCGTACTTCGACTCGATCGGGCTCTCGCTCGAAGAGCCGCTGGTCGCCGCCCTGCAGGCCAACGGCGTCGACTCGGCGGATGCCCCGGTGATCGTGCAGAGCTTCGAGGTCGCGAACCTCAAGGAGCTGAACGGCCTCACCGACGTGCACCTCGCGCAGCTGATCAACTCGTCGGGTCGCCCCTACGACTTCACGCTCGCGGGCGACGCGCGCACCTATGCCGACCTCGTGAAGCCCGCCGGGCTCGCCGAGATCTCGTCGTATGCCGACGGCATCGGCGCCGAGAAGTCGGTGCTGATCCCGCGCACACCCGACGGACGACTCGCCGCGCCCTCACCGGTGATCGCGGACGCGCACGCTGCAGGTCTCGATGTGCACGGCTGGACGTTCCGCCTGGAGAACCAGTACCTGCCGGTCGAGTTCCGCTCGTCTGCTGATCCGATCGCGCCCGGCGACCTCGCCGGCGAGATCAGGGTGTTCCTCGACGCGGGCATGGACGGCATCTTCAGCGACCAGCCCGACATCGCCGCCACCGTCGGCTGA
- a CDS encoding sensor histidine kinase has translation MTEIRRRGIRSIRARLTVGALLAVGVVLAGGALGTVILLGQLLTQGVAASVEQDLETIGEQLENGAVDIGDLDGDVLVRVQGAQSAANDDDAEQLPIVAEDSVVRIVVDGDAYLAASEETDAGMLTVARPIDEVEAATATASGLLAIAVPVLLVVIGVVMWLVATRALAPVERMRRQVDDIDGAGLDRRVDAGRDDELGALAATMNRMLERIEYAQTTQRRFVSDASHELRSPLATIRQHAEVAVAHPASTSVEELGGVVLDEGRRMQELVEGLLLLARLDEHGGREHPRAPVDLDDIALAEVQRLRGMGVDVDGRRIGPGRVAGSEVLLGRAVRNLVDNAVRHAAGTVALAVVVSGPQVLLEVEDDGSGVPEEQREAVFERFARLDEARARDAGGSGLGLAIAREIARAHGGELSVSTGVLGGARFTLALPVAAEG, from the coding sequence ATGACGGAGATCCGCAGACGCGGCATCCGCTCGATCAGGGCACGACTGACCGTCGGTGCACTCCTCGCCGTCGGAGTGGTTCTCGCCGGGGGCGCCCTGGGCACCGTGATCCTGCTCGGACAGCTGCTCACGCAGGGGGTGGCGGCCTCGGTCGAGCAGGATCTCGAGACGATCGGCGAGCAGCTCGAGAACGGCGCGGTCGACATCGGAGACCTCGACGGCGACGTGCTCGTACGGGTGCAGGGCGCGCAGTCCGCCGCCAACGACGACGACGCCGAGCAGTTGCCGATCGTCGCCGAGGACTCCGTCGTGCGCATCGTGGTCGACGGAGACGCCTACCTCGCAGCCTCGGAGGAGACGGATGCCGGCATGCTCACGGTCGCGCGGCCGATCGATGAGGTCGAGGCGGCGACGGCGACGGCATCCGGTCTCCTGGCGATCGCAGTGCCCGTGCTGCTCGTCGTGATCGGGGTGGTCATGTGGCTCGTCGCCACGCGCGCCCTCGCCCCGGTGGAGCGCATGCGCCGGCAGGTCGACGACATCGACGGCGCGGGGCTCGATCGGCGCGTCGATGCGGGGCGCGACGACGAGTTGGGCGCGCTTGCCGCGACCATGAATCGGATGCTCGAGCGGATCGAGTACGCGCAGACGACGCAGCGGCGCTTCGTGAGCGACGCCTCGCACGAGCTGCGATCACCGCTCGCGACGATCAGGCAGCACGCCGAGGTCGCGGTCGCGCACCCGGCATCGACCTCTGTCGAGGAGCTCGGCGGGGTGGTGCTCGATGAGGGGCGGCGCATGCAGGAACTCGTCGAGGGTCTGCTGCTGCTCGCCCGACTCGACGAGCACGGGGGACGCGAGCATCCGCGCGCGCCGGTGGATCTCGACGACATCGCGCTCGCCGAGGTACAGCGCCTGCGCGGCATGGGCGTCGACGTCGACGGTCGGCGCATCGGCCCCGGGCGGGTCGCCGGCAGCGAGGTCCTGCTCGGCAGAGCCGTGCGCAATCTCGTCGACAACGCCGTGCGCCACGCAGCCGGCACAGTGGCGCTGGCCGTGGTCGTGTCGGGTCCGCAGGTTCTCCTCGAGGTGGAGGATGACGGATCCGGAGTGCCAGAGGAGCAGCGCGAGGCCGTGTTCGAGCGCTTCGCCCGGCTCGACGAGGCACGCGCGAGAGACGCCGGCGGCAGCGGTCTCGGACTCGCGATCGCCCGTGAGATCGCGCGGGCGCACGGCGGGGAGCTGTCGGTGTCGACCGGCGTGCTCGGCGGAGCGCGTTTCACACTCGCGCTGCCGGTCGCCGCGGAAGGCTGA